A single region of the Latilactobacillus curvatus JCM 1096 = DSM 20019 genome encodes:
- the csn2 gene encoding type II-A CRISPR-associated protein Csn2: protein MNITFYPYQPFSVQNKKITVCSTSSPEVYTKLIIGMSGAQETVKFSNDQYELMDYSKAVIWGGDVAAINLNHLFQNRLIKKFAADLTDQQRQKLTQLDSEIRLTILDAAFMYELTLDVNQEWDLQRMIKFYNLQFSTVVQHDPYGIIESIVQTAVELNESKIITLINVSHYLSINQFNELVRLVATLNVKLFLIEFSEEVKSDQYQKCYYYHIDNDYVEWRYE from the coding sequence ATGAACATTACTTTTTATCCATACCAACCCTTTAGCGTTCAGAATAAGAAAATAACGGTTTGCAGTACAAGTAGTCCAGAAGTGTATACCAAACTCATTATTGGAATGTCCGGCGCACAAGAGACCGTTAAATTTAGCAATGATCAATACGAATTAATGGATTATTCAAAGGCTGTTATTTGGGGTGGGGATGTGGCAGCAATTAATTTGAATCATCTATTTCAAAATCGGTTGATTAAAAAATTCGCCGCCGACTTAACGGATCAGCAGCGCCAGAAATTAACTCAGTTAGATAGTGAGATTCGTTTAACGATTTTGGATGCGGCCTTTATGTATGAATTGACCTTAGATGTCAATCAGGAATGGGATCTTCAAAGAATGATTAAGTTCTATAATTTACAATTTTCGACTGTCGTCCAACATGACCCATATGGTATAATTGAGAGTATAGTACAGACAGCAGTAGAGTTAAATGAATCAAAAATAATCACGTTGATCAACGTTTCGCACTATCTCAGTATCAACCAATTTAATGAATTGGTGAGGTTGGTGGCGACATTGAATGTGAAACTCTTTCTCATTGAATTTTCAGAAGAGGTTAAATCTGATCAGTACCAGAAATGTTATTATTATCACATCGATAATGATTATGTCGAATGGCGCTATGAATAA
- a CDS encoding IS3-like element IS1163 family transposase (programmed frameshift) yields MKRYQDDFKASIVKMHREEKRSIRSLSEEYGVSPAAIHNWVKGAKSVELEDGTEVTSKEFKQLQKENQRLKEELEIFKSCGGVTGKALGRINCLVFIEDQLLRHRLSIILSALKLPRSTYYHWKRYQPSQHERVDNQLKEKIKLIWENNYRAYGYPRITMVLRKSGICVGSKRILRLMREMEIHSLMNRRFKKPGTHVDHSQRPNLIKHQPNARIWRADITYLELRPGTWVYLSSIYEPKVHQVLAFKIGRQMEATLVVETINQALEYHQKPQYFHSDMGSQYTSNEVETLLERHQISHSYSKQGYPYDNGPIEAFHSLLKREFAFQTTFSNFEDLVIRTSNYISWFNSDRIRTSV; encoded by the exons ATGAAACGATATCAAGATGATTTTAAAGCCAGCATTGTGAAGATGCATCGTGAAGAGAAAAGATCTATTCGCTCGCTTTCCGAGGAATACGGTGTTTCTCCAGCCGCAATTCATAACTGGGTTAAAGGCGCTAAATCAGTTGAGCTAGAAGACGGTACTGAAGTAACGTCCAAAGAATTCAAACAACTTCAAAAGGAAAATCAGCGATTAAAGGAGGAACTCGAAATTT TTAAAAGCTGCGGCGGTGTTACTGGGAAAGCATTAGGACGAATTAATTGCCTTGTCTTCATAGAAGATCAGTTATTGCGACACCGCTTATCAATTATTCTTTCGGCACTGAAATTACCGCGCAGCACCTATTACCATTGGAAAAGATATCAACCTAGTCAACACGAACGTGTTGATAATCAACTCAAAGAAAAAATTAAATTGATTTGGGAAAATAATTATCGTGCCTATGGTTATCCACGAATAACGATGGTGCTTCGCAAGTCAGGCATCTGTGTTGGGTCAAAACGAATTTTACGATTAATGAGGGAAATGGAGATTCACTCTTTAATGAATCGGCGATTTAAAAAACCTGGCACTCATGTGGATCATTCACAACGCCCCAATTTAATCAAGCACCAGCCCAATGCAAGGATATGGCGTGCTGACATTACTTATTTGGAATTACGTCCAGGAACCTGGGTTTATCTCAGTTCTATTTACGAACCAAAGGTTCATCAAGTTCTTGCTTTCAAGATTGGTCGTCAGATGGAGGCGACGTTAGTTGTAGAAACGATTAATCAGGCGCTTGAATATCATCAAAAGCCACAATATTTTCACTCTGACATGGGTTCACAGTACACCAGCAACGAAGTTGAAACTTTACTTGAACGGCATCAGATTAGCCACTCATACTCAAAACAAGGTTATCCTTATGATAATGGGCCAATTGAAGCTTTTCACTCATTGTTGAAGAGAGAGTTTGCCTTTCAAACAACTTTTTCCAATTTTGAGGACTTGGTAATCCGAACCTCAAATTACATCAGTTGGTTTAATTCCGACAGAATTAGAACGAGTGTTTAG
- the cas9 gene encoding type II CRISPR RNA-guided endonuclease Cas9 (Cas9, originally named Csn1, is the large, multifunctional signature protein of type II CRISPR/Cas systems. It is well known even to general audiences because its RNA-guided endonuclease activity has made it a popular tool for custom editing of eukaryotic genomes.), translating into MSRPYNIGLDIGTSSIGWSVVDDQSKLVSVRGKYGYGVRLYDEGQTAAERRSFRTTRRRLKRRKWRLGLLREIFEPYITPVDDTFFLRQKQSNLSPKDQRKLYPQTSLFNDRTDRAFYDDYPTIYHLRYKLMTEKRQFDIREIYLAMHHIVKYRGHFLNEAPVSSFKSSEINLVAHFDRLNTIFADLFSESGFQLETDKLAEVKALLLDNQQSASNRQRQALSLIYTPSTNKAVEKQNKAIATELLKAILGLKAKFNVLTGIEAEDVKAWTLTFNAENFDEEMVKLESSLDDNAHQIIESLQELYSGVLLAGIVPENQSLSQAMITKYDDHQKHLKMLKAVREALAPEDRQRLKQAYDQYVDGQENTKAYSKEDFYGDITKALKNNPDHPIVSEIKKLIELDQFMPKQRTKDNGAIPHQLHQQELDRIIENQQQYYPWLAELNPNSKRQTVAKYKLDELVAFRVPYYVGPLITAEQQRQSSDAKFAWLIRKAEGRITPWNFDDKVDRQASANEFIKRMTTTDTYLLAEDVLPKQSLIYQRFEVLNELNGLKIDDQPITTELKQAIFTDLFMQKISVTVKNIQDYLVSEKRYASRPAITGLSDENKFNSRLSTYHDLKMIVGDAVDDVDKQADLEKCIEWSTIFEDGKIYSAKLNEIDWLTDQQRVQLAAKRYRGWGRLSAKLLTQIVNANGQRIMDLLWDTTDNFMRIVHSEDFDKLITEANQMMLAENDVQDVINDLYTSPQNKKALRQILLVVNDIQKAMKGQAPERILIEFAREDEVNPRLSVQRKRQVEQVYQNISNELLNNTEIRNELKDLSNSALSNTRLFLYFMQGGRDMYTGDSLNIDRLSTYDIDHILPQSFVKDNSLDNRVLVSQKMNRSKADQVPTDFTSVELGKKMQLQWEQMLRAGLITKKKYDNLTLNPDHISKYAMKGFINRQLVETRQVIKLATNLLMEQYGEDNIELITVKSGLTHQMRTEFDFPKNRNLNNHHHAFDAYLTAFVGLYLLKRYPKLKPYFVYGEYQKASQQDKWRNFNFLNGLKKDELVDENTEAVIWDKESGLAYLNKIYQFKKILVTREVHENSGALFNQTLYAAKDDKASGQGGKQLIPAKQDRPTALYGGYSGKTSAYLCLVKIKNKSEYIYRIFGVNTSWSSELKQIQDPAERLVRLEKLLTPQLTINKKKKGEPVPVTKDFKIILPRILINQKFYSRGQDISIASEFYLHNEQELVLDKSDIKILNGAIKVNNSNKQVINLFNHILEQVNQYFPVYDIYKSREVLNSSKEIFENLTWNDQWRNRKLINVGQKTILNRILIGLHANAARIKISELGFKNDFGLLTQTSGITFTPDTQIIYQSPTGLFERRVALRDL; encoded by the coding sequence ATGAGTCGTCCGTATAATATTGGTTTAGATATTGGTACTAGTTCAATTGGGTGGTCAGTGGTTGATGACCAAAGTAAGTTGGTCAGTGTAAGAGGTAAATATGGTTATGGGGTTCGTTTATACGATGAAGGACAAACAGCCGCAGAACGGCGCAGCTTTAGAACAACACGTCGCCGATTAAAACGACGTAAATGGCGGTTAGGATTGTTAAGAGAAATCTTTGAACCCTATATCACGCCGGTTGATGATACTTTTTTCTTGCGGCAAAAACAATCAAACCTAAGTCCGAAGGATCAGCGAAAGTTATATCCACAGACAAGTTTATTTAATGATCGAACAGATCGGGCATTCTATGACGATTATCCAACGATTTACCATTTAAGATATAAGCTAATGACCGAGAAACGTCAATTTGATATTCGCGAGATTTATTTAGCGATGCATCATATTGTGAAGTATCGCGGGCACTTTTTAAATGAAGCGCCCGTCTCATCCTTTAAGAGTAGCGAAATTAATTTAGTGGCTCATTTTGACAGACTAAACACGATTTTTGCTGACTTGTTCAGTGAATCTGGCTTTCAACTAGAGACGGATAAATTGGCGGAGGTCAAAGCGCTCTTATTGGATAATCAACAAAGTGCTAGCAATCGGCAAAGACAAGCATTATCACTGATTTATACGCCAAGTACGAATAAGGCAGTTGAAAAGCAGAATAAGGCGATTGCGACAGAATTATTAAAAGCAATCTTGGGGTTAAAAGCGAAGTTTAATGTGCTTACTGGGATCGAAGCCGAAGATGTTAAAGCATGGACACTCACTTTTAATGCAGAAAACTTTGATGAAGAAATGGTCAAGTTAGAGAGTAGTCTTGATGATAATGCCCACCAAATTATCGAAAGCCTACAGGAACTTTATTCTGGTGTTCTATTGGCGGGAATCGTTCCCGAAAATCAATCATTGTCGCAAGCGATGATCACGAAGTATGACGATCATCAAAAGCATTTAAAAATGCTAAAAGCGGTACGGGAAGCGTTAGCACCTGAAGACCGACAGAGATTAAAGCAGGCTTATGACCAATATGTTGATGGTCAAGAAAATACGAAGGCCTATTCGAAGGAAGATTTTTATGGAGATATCACAAAAGCCTTAAAGAACAACCCAGATCATCCGATTGTGAGTGAAATTAAAAAATTAATTGAACTTGATCAATTTATGCCAAAACAACGGACCAAAGATAATGGGGCAATCCCGCATCAACTACATCAACAGGAATTAGACCGGATTATCGAGAACCAACAACAATATTACCCCTGGTTAGCGGAACTTAATCCCAATTCTAAACGGCAAACAGTCGCTAAATATAAATTGGACGAATTAGTGGCCTTTAGAGTGCCGTACTATGTGGGGCCCCTGATTACGGCTGAGCAGCAACGACAAAGCTCCGATGCGAAATTTGCGTGGCTGATTCGTAAAGCAGAAGGCCGGATTACACCGTGGAACTTCGATGATAAAGTGGACCGTCAAGCATCCGCTAATGAATTCATTAAGCGCATGACAACGACTGATACTTATTTATTGGCTGAAGATGTACTCCCTAAACAGAGCTTAATTTATCAACGGTTTGAAGTGTTGAATGAATTAAACGGACTTAAGATTGATGACCAACCGATTACGACGGAGTTGAAACAAGCAATATTTACGGATTTATTTATGCAAAAAATAAGTGTAACAGTGAAAAATATTCAGGATTACTTGGTATCAGAAAAGCGCTATGCAAGTCGTCCCGCAATTACTGGTCTATCCGATGAGAACAAATTTAATAGTCGATTAAGCACGTATCATGACTTAAAGATGATTGTTGGAGATGCGGTTGATGATGTTGATAAACAAGCCGATTTGGAAAAATGTATTGAATGGTCAACGATTTTTGAAGACGGCAAAATATATAGCGCCAAATTGAATGAAATCGATTGGTTAACGGATCAGCAACGTGTGCAATTAGCTGCTAAACGCTACCGCGGTTGGGGTCGTTTGTCGGCTAAATTATTAACGCAAATCGTCAATGCGAATGGACAACGAATTATGGACTTACTCTGGGATACAACGGATAACTTCATGCGGATTGTGCACTCTGAAGACTTTGATAAATTAATTACTGAAGCTAATCAAATGATGCTAGCTGAAAATGATGTACAAGATGTTATCAATGATTTATATACGTCACCACAGAATAAAAAAGCGCTCCGCCAGATTCTGCTTGTTGTCAATGACATTCAAAAGGCCATGAAAGGCCAGGCGCCAGAACGGATATTGATTGAATTTGCGCGCGAAGATGAAGTGAATCCACGACTTTCGGTGCAACGTAAGCGCCAAGTTGAACAAGTCTATCAAAATATCAGCAATGAATTGCTAAATAATACTGAAATCAGAAATGAACTTAAGGATTTATCGAATTCTGCATTGAGCAATACGCGCTTATTCTTGTACTTCATGCAGGGTGGTCGGGATATGTATACGGGTGATTCGTTGAATATTGATCGTTTATCGACGTACGATATTGATCATATCTTGCCACAGTCGTTTGTGAAGGATAATTCGTTAGATAACCGAGTTTTAGTTTCTCAAAAAATGAACCGTAGCAAAGCAGATCAAGTACCGACCGACTTTACAAGCGTTGAACTTGGTAAGAAGATGCAGCTTCAGTGGGAACAAATGTTGCGTGCTGGGTTAATTACTAAGAAGAAATACGATAACTTAACGTTAAATCCTGATCACATCAGTAAATACGCCATGAAGGGCTTTATTAATCGGCAATTAGTAGAAACACGTCAAGTCATTAAGTTAGCAACGAATTTATTGATGGAACAGTATGGTGAAGATAACATTGAGTTAATTACTGTTAAGAGTGGGTTAACCCATCAAATGCGAACAGAATTCGATTTTCCGAAGAATCGTAATCTAAATAACCATCATCATGCATTCGATGCTTATCTGACCGCATTCGTTGGTCTGTATCTATTGAAGCGCTATCCTAAATTAAAACCTTATTTTGTATACGGTGAGTATCAGAAGGCAAGTCAGCAAGATAAGTGGCGTAACTTTAATTTTTTAAATGGTCTAAAGAAAGACGAATTGGTTGATGAAAATACTGAAGCGGTTATTTGGGATAAAGAATCCGGTCTAGCTTACTTGAATAAAATTTATCAGTTTAAGAAGATTCTAGTGACTCGCGAAGTGCATGAAAATTCGGGAGCGCTATTTAATCAAACGCTCTATGCGGCTAAAGATGATAAAGCAAGTGGGCAGGGCGGCAAGCAATTGATTCCCGCTAAACAAGATCGACCAACTGCGCTCTATGGTGGGTACTCGGGGAAGACGTCTGCATACTTATGTCTAGTTAAAATTAAAAATAAGAGTGAGTATATTTACAGAATATTTGGAGTAAATACATCGTGGAGTAGCGAATTAAAGCAAATACAAGATCCTGCTGAGAGACTTGTAAGATTAGAGAAGTTGTTAACACCTCAGCTTACGATTAATAAAAAGAAAAAAGGAGAGCCAGTCCCTGTTACTAAGGATTTCAAGATTATCTTACCAAGGATTTTGATTAACCAGAAATTTTATAGCAGAGGGCAGGATATTTCTATTGCTTCCGAATTCTACCTTCATAATGAACAAGAACTAGTATTGGATAAGTCTGACATTAAAATATTGAATGGGGCTATCAAAGTTAATAATTCTAATAAGCAGGTAATTAACCTGTTTAATCATATATTAGAGCAGGTCAATCAATACTTTCCAGTGTACGATATTTACAAGTCTAGAGAAGTGCTAAATAGTTCGAAGGAGATTTTTGAGAATTTAACGTGGAATGATCAATGGCGGAATAGAAAGCTGATAAATGTAGGTCAAAAGACGATCCTAAACAGAATATTAATAGGATTACATGCTAACGCTGCCAGAATTAAAATTTCAGAACTAGGCTTTAAGAATGATTTTGGACTGTTAACGCAAACATCGGGCATTACATTCACACCTGACACCCAAATTATCTATCAATCTCCAACCGGTTTATTCGAACGACGAGTAGCTTTAAGGGATTTATAA
- the sufC gene encoding Fe-S cluster assembly ATPase SufC translates to MSKLEIIDLHVGIDGKEILKGVNLEMNTGEIHAIMGPNGTGKSTLSETIMGNPKYEVLQGQIKLDGQNILEMPVDERARAGVFLAMQYPAEIQGVTNAEFMRAAINARRAEDDQISVMAFLKKLDQRMAFLDMTEEMSERYLNEGFSGGEKKRNEILQLMMIEPKFAILDEIDSGLDIDALQVVSKGVNEMRGADFGSLIITHYQRLLNYIVPDYVHIMMGGKIVTTGDASLAKRLEDEGYVGIRDELGLDIKLTDDESK, encoded by the coding sequence ATGTCTAAATTAGAGATTATCGATTTGCACGTCGGCATCGACGGTAAGGAAATTTTAAAAGGTGTTAACCTGGAAATGAACACGGGTGAAATTCACGCGATCATGGGACCTAACGGGACTGGGAAGTCGACGCTTTCGGAAACGATTATGGGCAATCCCAAGTATGAGGTACTGCAAGGTCAGATCAAACTAGATGGCCAAAATATTTTAGAAATGCCGGTTGATGAACGCGCCCGCGCGGGGGTATTTTTGGCGATGCAATACCCTGCTGAAATTCAAGGGGTAACGAACGCTGAATTCATGCGCGCTGCGATTAATGCACGTCGGGCTGAAGATGATCAGATTTCAGTGATGGCTTTCTTGAAAAAATTAGATCAACGGATGGCATTCTTGGATATGACGGAAGAAATGTCAGAACGTTACTTAAACGAAGGATTTTCTGGGGGTGAAAAGAAACGGAATGAAATTCTGCAATTGATGATGATTGAACCCAAATTCGCCATCCTAGACGAAATTGATTCCGGACTTGATATTGATGCCTTGCAAGTCGTTTCAAAAGGCGTGAACGAAATGCGCGGGGCTGATTTTGGCTCATTAATCATCACACATTATCAACGGCTCTTAAACTACATCGTGCCAGATTATGTGCACATCATGATGGGTGGCAAAATCGTCACGACTGGTGATGCGTCACTTGCAAAACGTTTGGAAGACGAAGGTTATGTCGGGATTCGTGACGAATTAGGCTTGGATATCAAACTGACTGACGACGAAAGTAAATAG
- a CDS encoding IS30-like element ISLpl1 family transposase, with protein MSSITYSERIKIETFCELGLSNIQMGVRLNRSPSTISYELSRCQPYQAELAQTDAEYKRSRCGRKTKLSDELKQKILNHLRLSWSPGMIAHEFKLATKSIYNWLNQGRIGFSLNDLPEHGVRQRRNVDQRSKYNQSLGRSIEQRPMMINQRKRIGDFELDTVVGPRGHSKAVLLTLIDRKSRFLWAYRLKDRTTATVNEALTKFLTTFNGPVHSFTVDRGTEFSGLVSLESQYGIKTYYCHAYTPAERGSNERFNRNLRYFYPKGTRFEHISAQDLTTTLLQINQRPLKILDWQTPYQVMLTNLSKNSD; from the coding sequence TTGTCTAGTATAACCTATTCCGAACGAATTAAAATCGAAACCTTTTGTGAACTAGGGCTGTCCAATATCCAAATGGGCGTTCGGCTGAACCGATCACCGTCAACAATTTCTTATGAATTATCTCGATGTCAACCTTATCAGGCTGAATTAGCACAAACAGATGCCGAATACAAGCGATCACGATGTGGTCGGAAAACTAAGCTGAGCGATGAGTTAAAGCAAAAAATTCTCAACCATTTACGTCTAAGCTGGTCACCAGGAATGATTGCTCACGAATTTAAACTAGCTACTAAATCTATTTATAATTGGCTAAATCAGGGGAGAATTGGTTTCTCCTTGAATGATCTACCTGAACATGGCGTACGCCAACGGCGTAACGTTGACCAACGATCCAAATATAATCAATCCTTGGGGCGATCAATTGAACAGCGTCCCATGATGATTAATCAACGTAAGCGCATCGGCGATTTTGAACTAGATACAGTCGTTGGTCCTCGTGGGCATAGTAAGGCAGTTTTATTAACTTTAATCGATCGCAAATCACGGTTCCTTTGGGCATACCGGTTAAAAGATCGGACGACAGCGACTGTTAATGAAGCACTAACTAAGTTCCTAACCACTTTTAATGGTCCGGTGCACAGCTTTACTGTGGACCGTGGCACTGAGTTTAGTGGGCTAGTATCACTTGAATCACAATATGGTATTAAGACCTATTACTGCCATGCTTATACTCCAGCTGAACGTGGTAGTAATGAACGCTTTAATCGGAATTTACGTTATTTTTATCCTAAAGGGACTCGTTTTGAGCACATTAGTGCTCAAGATTTAACGACGACGTTACTCCAAATTAACCAGCGACCGCTTAAAATACTCGACTGGCAAACACCGTATCAGGTTATGCTGACAAATTTGTCCAAAAATTCGGATTAA
- a CDS encoding methionine ABC transporter permease translates to MDNVNGFQSYFQFKQVNWPSMWQATFETVWLTIVSVLLVAVLGFALGLVLYQTNASGGRVNRLLNGIVALLVNVFRSIPFIILIVLLIPLTKGLMGTMIGPKAAIPALIISAAPFYARLVELAFREVDGGVLEATRSMGASKVQIVWQVLLPESMPALVSGLTVTAISLVGYTAMAGVIGAGGLGNLAYQDGFQANQNAITLVATVIILIIVFICQKTGDLVVQHIDHR, encoded by the coding sequence ATGGATAACGTAAACGGATTTCAATCCTATTTTCAATTTAAGCAAGTGAACTGGCCAAGTATGTGGCAAGCAACTTTTGAAACAGTTTGGTTAACAATTGTCAGTGTTTTATTGGTGGCAGTTCTTGGATTCGCACTCGGGTTAGTTCTTTATCAAACAAACGCGAGTGGTGGTCGAGTGAATCGGCTGTTGAATGGTATTGTGGCTTTATTAGTGAACGTCTTTCGTTCCATTCCATTCATCATTTTAATCGTCTTGTTGATTCCATTGACAAAAGGCTTGATGGGCACGATGATTGGCCCGAAAGCTGCGATTCCAGCGTTAATCATCTCAGCCGCGCCCTTTTATGCACGACTCGTTGAATTAGCTTTTCGGGAAGTCGATGGCGGTGTGCTTGAAGCCACCCGTTCAATGGGCGCTTCAAAAGTCCAAATCGTCTGGCAAGTCCTTTTACCAGAAAGCATGCCGGCGCTTGTTTCCGGCTTAACTGTCACCGCAATTTCACTTGTTGGTTATACCGCAATGGCGGGGGTGATTGGTGCCGGTGGGCTGGGAAATCTTGCTTACCAAGATGGGTTCCAAGCTAACCAAAATGCGATTACGTTAGTCGCAACCGTCATTATTTTAATCATCGTCTTCATTTGTCAAAAAACGGGCGACTTGGTTGTTCAACACATTGATCATCGTTAA
- the cas1 gene encoding type II CRISPR-associated endonuclease Cas1: MSWRTVVISQHAKVSYSGRKIIVQTKDATHQVPIDDIQILLVATTQAVLTASAITELSEAGAKIIFTGKDGNPTCETIADYPGNRSLASIQQQVEWGTGLKETLWTAIIQAKIAMQIQCAQLLGKDIEDLTTEADAMVFADRTNREAVIARKYFQLVFDKDFVRTEYSPINAALNYGYSLLLSAVNREIVCNGYLTQFGIHHHNGVSDFNLGSDLMEPFRPVIDYWVAHQKFNELTPDVKFGLVELLNLELEYNGQITILRNALTKHVQNCLKFMTTPKEEFEVKVVMTHEVPNNALISHV; encoded by the coding sequence ATGAGTTGGCGAACAGTTGTGATTTCACAACATGCAAAGGTTTCTTATTCTGGACGGAAGATTATTGTCCAGACAAAAGATGCAACACACCAAGTACCAATTGATGATATCCAAATTTTGTTAGTTGCGACTACACAGGCCGTTTTAACGGCATCGGCGATTACTGAGTTGAGTGAAGCTGGCGCTAAGATTATTTTTACAGGCAAAGACGGTAATCCAACTTGCGAAACAATTGCGGATTATCCAGGAAATCGTAGTCTCGCGTCGATCCAGCAACAGGTTGAATGGGGAACGGGGTTGAAAGAAACCTTATGGACGGCGATTATTCAAGCCAAAATAGCGATGCAAATTCAATGTGCACAATTGTTAGGAAAGGATATTGAAGACTTAACAACAGAAGCTGATGCAATGGTATTTGCTGATCGAACAAATCGAGAAGCCGTGATTGCGCGCAAGTATTTTCAGTTAGTTTTTGATAAAGACTTTGTTCGAACGGAGTACAGTCCCATTAATGCAGCCCTTAATTATGGTTATAGTTTGTTGTTATCAGCCGTTAATCGCGAAATTGTTTGTAATGGCTATTTAACACAGTTTGGCATTCATCATCACAATGGCGTCAGTGATTTTAATTTGGGTTCCGATCTAATGGAACCTTTTCGACCAGTGATTGATTATTGGGTGGCACATCAAAAGTTTAATGAATTAACCCCTGATGTTAAATTTGGTTTAGTGGAGTTACTGAATCTTGAGCTAGAATATAATGGACAGATCACAATTCTTAGAAACGCACTCACTAAACACGTACAGAATTGTTTGAAATTCATGACAACTCCGAAAGAAGAGTTTGAAGTAAAGGTGGTAATGACTCACGAGGTACCGAATAATGCGCTTATTAGTCATGTTTGA
- a CDS encoding MetQ/NlpA family ABC transporter substrate-binding protein — protein MKKHSLGLLAAVFLLAGALAACGNKEAKSDSNTIVVGASAIPHAAILKHVQPELKKEGINLKVKVFSDYVLPNKALASGELDANYYQHKPFLKKANKDNGYDLVSVGSIHLEPLGLYSKQVKKLSDVKSGAKVLVSSSQPDWGRVLTILKDGGLITLKSGVNAENATFKDIASNPKHLKFEYTFEPKLMPELLKNDEGTLVAINSNYAVQAGLNPEKDAVALEKQSSPFANIVVTNKKDRNNPAIKKLVKALKSKSTQEWIKNKWHGAVLPVE, from the coding sequence ATGAAAAAACACAGTTTAGGATTATTAGCAGCAGTCTTCTTATTAGCGGGCGCACTTGCCGCTTGTGGTAACAAAGAAGCGAAGTCAGACAGCAACACAATCGTCGTTGGGGCATCCGCAATTCCACACGCCGCGATTTTGAAACACGTTCAACCGGAGTTGAAAAAAGAAGGCATCAACCTCAAAGTAAAAGTCTTCAGCGATTATGTTTTACCCAATAAAGCTTTAGCGAGTGGCGAATTAGATGCGAACTACTACCAACACAAACCCTTTTTGAAGAAGGCCAATAAAGATAACGGCTACGACTTAGTCAGTGTTGGCAGTATTCACTTAGAACCGCTCGGCTTATACAGTAAACAAGTTAAAAAATTGAGTGATGTGAAATCAGGTGCGAAAGTATTAGTTTCAAGCAGCCAGCCAGACTGGGGCCGTGTTTTAACAATTTTAAAAGACGGTGGCTTAATCACCTTGAAATCGGGCGTAAATGCTGAAAACGCAACGTTTAAAGACATCGCTAGCAATCCCAAACACCTCAAGTTTGAGTACACATTCGAACCAAAACTCATGCCTGAACTTTTGAAGAATGATGAAGGCACCTTAGTGGCGATTAACTCGAACTATGCTGTGCAAGCCGGTCTCAACCCTGAAAAGGATGCTGTGGCCCTTGAAAAGCAATCTTCGCCATTTGCCAACATTGTTGTGACAAATAAAAAAGACCGCAATAACCCAGCTATCAAGAAGCTCGTTAAAGCGCTCAAATCAAAATCAACGCAAGAATGGATTAAGAATAAATGGCACGGCGCAGTGTTACCAGTTGAATAA